The DNA window GCCGCGGCCGGCTCCGGCTCCCGCGCCGGCCCCGCCGCCGCAGCCGCCCGCGGCGCCGCCCCCGGCGCGCCGCTGAGACTTCTTCGAACGCTCGTCGAACGGAAGACAGGAGACATGGCCGAAAGCTCGCCGGTCGCCGGACTCGCCGGACTCCTCGCCGGCAGGAAGGGCCTCATCGTCGGCGTCGCCAACAAGAACTCGATCGCGTGGGGGTGCGCGCGGGCGCTGGCCTCGGCCGGGATGGAGCTCGCCTTCACCTACCAGGGCGACGTGATGCGCGACCGGGTGGTGAAGACCACCCAGGAGCTGGGCGAGGTGCCGCTCTTCGACCTGGACGTCACCCGCGACGAGCAGATCGAGGCCGTCGTCGAGGGGGTGCGCGGGCTGTGGGGCGGGCGGCTCGACTTCCTGCTGCACTCGGTGGCGTACGCGCCCAGCACGGCGATGTCGAACCCGTTCCTGGAGACCACCCGCGGCGACTTCTCCACCGCGATGGACATCAGCGCCTACTCGCTGGTGGCGCTCTCGCGCGCCTTCGCGCCGCTGATGGAGGGGGGCGGCAGCGTGGTGACCATGAGCTACTACGGGTCGCAGAAGGCGGTGCCGGGCTACAACGTGATGGGCGTGGCCAAGGCGGCGCTGGAGGCGTGCGTGCGCTACCTGGCGGTGGACCTGGGGCCGCGGGGCGTACGCGTGAACGCCGTCTCCGCGGGCGCCATCAACACGCTGGCGGCGCGCGGGGTGGCGCACTTCCGCGACCTGATGAAGATCACGGCCGAGCGGGCGGCGCTCAGGCGCACGGTGGACTCGAGCGAGGTGGGCAACGCCGCGCTCTTCCTGGCCTCGGAGCTCTCCAGCGGCGTCACCGGCGAGGTGCTGTACGTGGACGCCGGCTTCAACATCACCGCCGGCTGAGCGGGCGACGGTGGCGGGGGAGGGGAGGCCCGCCGTCTTCCTGGACCGGGACGGCACGCTGATCGTCGACCGGCACTACCTCTCCGACCCCGCCGGGGTGGAGCTCCTTCCCGGCGCCGCCGAAGCGGTGGCGCGGCTCTCCGCCGCGGGGCTCTTCACCGCGCTGGTCACCAACCAGTCCGGCATCGGCCGGGGCTACTTCACCGAAGCCGAGTACCACTGCCCGCTGGGCCCCGGCGAGCCCGACCCC is part of the Longimicrobium sp. genome and encodes:
- a CDS encoding enoyl-ACP reductase; the protein is AAAGSGSRAGPAAAAARGAAPGAPLRLLRTLVERKTGDMAESSPVAGLAGLLAGRKGLIVGVANKNSIAWGCARALASAGMELAFTYQGDVMRDRVVKTTQELGEVPLFDLDVTRDEQIEAVVEGVRGLWGGRLDFLLHSVAYAPSTAMSNPFLETTRGDFSTAMDISAYSLVALSRAFAPLMEGGGSVVTMSYYGSQKAVPGYNVMGVAKAALEACVRYLAVDLGPRGVRVNAVSAGAINTLAARGVAHFRDLMKITAERAALRRTVDSSEVGNAALFLASELSSGVTGEVLYVDAGFNITAG